A genomic window from Silene latifolia isolate original U9 population chromosome 11, ASM4854445v1, whole genome shotgun sequence includes:
- the LOC141613333 gene encoding uncharacterized protein LOC141613333, with amino-acid sequence MRICYNNINSVYQCSGDFNKVDYQEDKWGGSKGRIPGAALFNKGKAEHLLMDIPYKGPRFTWCNKREYHSVVLERLDKGYGSRPYRMEAWNLDYEECIRLVHNEWTEPVLGSATVRMICKLSRARNCMRLCSISKRKEWNKKWSDFDDNLVEGLHEIETKGVTRTFTTAYASQVEYAKVSAKYWKQRAKMKWNTEGDTCSKYFFNWVKGRADRNYIAGIKIDNGEWNFDSEEFLSPNDRDALGIRFTPKEVRTAVFQLGPLKSPGPDGIPAIFFHKCWHFIKHDVVGTVLAILKGNSSP; translated from the exons ATGAGAATATGTTATAATAACATTAACTCAGTGTACCAATGTAGCGGGGACTTTAACAAAGTTGATTATCAAGAAGATAAATGGGGAGGTAGTAAGGGTCGAATTCCGGGAGCTGCTCTGTTTAATAAAGGGAAAGCTGAGCATCTTTTGATGGATATTCCGTATAAGGGGCCAAGATTTACTTGGTGCAATAAGAGAGAATATCATAGTGTAGTGTTGGAACGACTTGATAAGGGATATGGATC AAGACCTTATCGTATGGAGGCTTGGAACCTGGATTATGAGGAATGTATTCGCTTGGTACATAACGAATGGACTGAGCCTGTCTTAGGCTCTGCCACCGTTAGAATGATATGTAAGTTATCAAGAGCTAGAAATTGTATGCGTCTTTGCTCTATTTCCAAGAGGAAAGAATGGAATAAGAAATGGAGTGATTTTGATGACAATTTGGTCGAAGGGCTCCACGAAATTGAGACGAAGGGAGTGACTCGAACTTTCACCACTGCATATGCTAGTCAAGTGGAGTATGCTAAAGTCTCGGCTAAATATTGGAAACAAAGGGCCAAGATGAAATGGAACACCGAGGGAGATACATGCTCCAAGTATTTTTTTAATTGGGTTAAGGGTAGGGCAGACAGGAATTACATTGCTGGGATTAAAATAGATAATGGGGAGTGGAATTTTGACAGTGAGG AGTTCCTTTCTCCTAATGATAGAGATGCACTTGGCATTCGCTTTACCCCTAAGGAGGTTCGTACGGCTGTGTTTCAACTTGGTCCGTTAAAATCTCCGGGACCTGATGGTATTCCTGCTATCTTCTTCCATAAGTGTTGGCATTTTATTAAGCATGATGTTGTTGGGACTGTCTTGGCTATCCTCAAAGGTAATAGCTCACCATAA